CGTAACCACGCTCGAATCGCGGCCTCCTGAATTCGGCCGCTGAATCCGTCGGGGCGCCCCCTATTGTTCGGGCGCCCCGTTTTTGTGCATTCGATGTCGAGGCATGACGCACTTCATGATGACTCGCCCGGCGGCGTGCGTTATGCTGCGCGCCTTGGAGGACGCATGTTCGAGGTTCGGGTCCGGAAATCCTTTGCCGCGGCGCACAATCTGCGCAACTACAACGGCAAGTGCGAAAAACTGCACGGCCACAACTGGGTCGTCGAGGTCACGGCGCGCGCGGCGGTGCTCGACGACATCGAAATCGCGCTCGATTTCACGGTGCTCAAACGCATTGTGACGGACGAGCTCGAACTGCTCGACCATCGCTATCTCAATGAGATCCCGCCCTTCGACAACGTGAACCCGACGAGCGAGCGCATCGCCGAGCACCTGTTCCACCGCGTCGGCGAAAAGGTTAACGACGACCGCGTGCGTGTGGTGCGCGTGGACGTGTGGGAGACCGAGGCGAACCGCGCGTCGTATTTCGAGTGAGCCTCAGTTTTCGAGTGAGCCTCAGTCCGCGACGCGCTCAAACAGGCGGTCGTCGAGCCGCTGCCACAGCTCCCGCAGCCCCGACCCCTTGAGCGCCGACACGAAGAGGTAATCGCCCGCGGCGTAGCCGTGCGATTCCATGGCGCGCACGGCGCCGTGGCGTTCCTTCTGATTCAGCTTGTCGGCCTTGGTGAGCACGAGATCGACGCGCACGTTCACGTGGCGGGCGTAGTCGAGGAGCTGCAACTCTTCTTCCTCCAGCCCGCGCCGGCCGTCCACCAGCAGCACCATCGTCTTGAGGGTCTGTCGCGAGGACATGTACGCCTCGATGGTTTTTTGCCACGCGCCGCGCAACGACGCGCCGCCCTTTGCGTATCCGAACCCCGGCAGATCCACGAAACGCGCCCTGTCGTCGAGCGAATAGAAGTTGATCTCGCGCGTCTTGCCGGGCGAACGGCTCGTTCGCGCGACGGATCGGCGGCCCAGCAGCGCGTTGATGAGGCTCGACTTGCCGACGTTCGACCGGCCCGCGAACGCGACCTCGGGCAAGTCGCCGGCCGGGAACTGCGCGGGCGTCATCGCGCCGACGAGGAATTTGATCTGGGCGACTTTCACGGGGGTGGTTTGTCA
This region of Deltaproteobacteria bacterium genomic DNA includes:
- a CDS encoding YihA family ribosome biogenesis GTP-binding protein: MKVAQIKFLVGAMTPAQFPAGDLPEVAFAGRSNVGKSSLINALLGRRSVARTSRSPGKTREINFYSLDDRARFVDLPGFGYAKGGASLRGAWQKTIEAYMSSRQTLKTMVLLVDGRRGLEEEELQLLDYARHVNVRVDLVLTKADKLNQKERHGAVRAMESHGYAAGDYLFVSALKGSGLRELWQRLDDRLFERVAD
- the queD gene encoding 6-carboxytetrahydropterin synthase QueD, with product MFEVRVRKSFAAAHNLRNYNGKCEKLHGHNWVVEVTARAAVLDDIEIALDFTVLKRIVTDELELLDHRYLNEIPPFDNVNPTSERIAEHLFHRVGEKVNDDRVRVVRVDVWETEANRASYFE